The nucleotide window TTTAATACAAAAACCGCCCAATTTTGATAAAATTTGGCGGTTTTTTGTTGTTTTTTACGTTTTTTTGGTATCTTTGGCATCAAATCAAATATCAAATTTATGGACATTAAAGACATACAAAATCTTATCAAGTTTGTATCTAAGGCTGAAGTTTCAGAAGTGAAGTACAAAACTAAAGATTTCGAAATCACTATTAAAACTCCATTAGCTGGAAGCGATGCTGTTTATGCACAACCTGCAGTATATCACACTGCTCCTCAAGCAGTAGCTGCTCCGGCACCTGTTGCAACTCCGGCTGCTGCACCTGCTGAAAAGGCTGAAGTGGCATCTGATGACAGCAAATATGTAACGATCAAATCTCCAATGATCGGTACTTTCTATAGAAAACCATCTCCTGATAAAGATGTATTTGTAAATGTAGGTGATGAAGTTTCTGCTGGTAAAGTAGTTTGCGTTATTGAAGCAATGAAGTTATTCAATCAGATTGAATCTGAAATCAGCGGAAAAATTGTTAAAATTTTAGTTGACGATGCTACTCCGGTAGAATACGACCAACCATTATTCTTAGTAGATCCATCTTAATTAAATATTGATTAATGATGATTGATAATTGATGATAAGTCAATTTCAAATTTCAAATTTTCAAATTTCAAATCGTATTAAGATGTTCAAAAAAATATTAATAGCCAATCGTGGCGAAATTGCAATGCGTATTTTACGTACTTGTAAAGAAATGGGGATCAAAACCGTTGCGGTATACTCTACTGCTGATAAAGACAGTCTTCACGTAAGATTTGCTGATGAAGCGGTATGTATTGGTCCTGCAATGAGTAAAGACTCATATCTTAAAATCCCTAACATTATTGCTGCTGCGGAAATTACCAATGCTGACGCCATTCACCCAGGTTACGGATTCTTATCTGAAAATGCTAATTTCTCAAGAATCTGCCAGAAGAACGGCATCAAGTTCATTGGTGCTTCCCCTGAACAGATTGAAAAAATGGGAGATAAAGCAAACGCTAAGGCTACTATGAAAGCAGCAGGTGTACCTTGTGTACCAGGTTCTGATGGATTAATTGAATCTTATGAACACGCTGTAAAGATTGCTGAAGAAACAGGATATCCTGTAATGATTAAAGCAACTGCCGGTGGTGGTGGTAAAGGGATGAGAGCTGTTTGGAAAGCTGAAGACCTTAAAGATCACTGGGAATCTGCTATTCAGGAAGCTGTAGCTGCCTTTGGAAACGGAGGTATGTATATGGAAAAACTGATTGAAGAGCCTAGGCACATCGAAATTCAGGTTGCCGGTGACCAATTCGGTAAAGCTTGCCACCTTTCCGAAAGAGACTGTTCCGTACAGAGAAGAAATCAGAAATTAACTGAAGAAACTCCTTCTCCTTTCATGACGGATGAACTTCGTGAAAAAATGGGTGCTGCTGCTGTGAAAGCTGCTGAATTCATTGGATACGAAGGGGTAGGAACTATTGAATTCCTTGTAGACAAGCACAGAAATTTCTATTTCATGGAAATGAACACAAGAATTCAGGTAGAGCATCCTATTACTGAACAGGTAATTGATTATGACCTGATCAGAGAACAAATTCTTCTTGCTGCAGGAACTCCTATTTCAGGAATCAACTATTATCCTAAATTACATTCAATCGAATGTAGAATTAACGCAGAAGATCCTTACGCAGACTTCAGACCGTCTCCGGGAAAAATAACAGGATTAAACATCCCTGGCGGACACGGAATCAGAGTAGATACTCACGTGTATTCCGGATATACAATTCCTTCCAACTATGACTCAATGATTGCTAAACTTATCACTACGGCTCAGACCCGTGAAGAAG belongs to Chryseobacterium gleum and includes:
- the accB gene encoding acetyl-CoA carboxylase biotin carboxyl carrier protein, which encodes MDIKDIQNLIKFVSKAEVSEVKYKTKDFEITIKTPLAGSDAVYAQPAVYHTAPQAVAAPAPVATPAAAPAEKAEVASDDSKYVTIKSPMIGTFYRKPSPDKDVFVNVGDEVSAGKVVCVIEAMKLFNQIESEISGKIVKILVDDATPVEYDQPLFLVDPS
- the accC gene encoding acetyl-CoA carboxylase biotin carboxylase subunit; this encodes MFKKILIANRGEIAMRILRTCKEMGIKTVAVYSTADKDSLHVRFADEAVCIGPAMSKDSYLKIPNIIAAAEITNADAIHPGYGFLSENANFSRICQKNGIKFIGASPEQIEKMGDKANAKATMKAAGVPCVPGSDGLIESYEHAVKIAEETGYPVMIKATAGGGGKGMRAVWKAEDLKDHWESAIQEAVAAFGNGGMYMEKLIEEPRHIEIQVAGDQFGKACHLSERDCSVQRRNQKLTEETPSPFMTDELREKMGAAAVKAAEFIGYEGVGTIEFLVDKHRNFYFMEMNTRIQVEHPITEQVIDYDLIREQILLAAGTPISGINYYPKLHSIECRINAEDPYADFRPSPGKITGLNIPGGHGIRVDTHVYSGYTIPSNYDSMIAKLITTAQTREEAIAKMRRALEEFYIEGVKTTIPFHRQLMDNEDYLSGNYTTKFMEDFVMDKKYDNH